The following are encoded together in the Argonema galeatum A003/A1 genome:
- a CDS encoding response regulator, with protein sequence MNKPKILVVDDEPDNLDLLYRTFYREYKVLRAESGPAALAILASERDIAVIISDQRMPLMSGTEFLSLTATQYPDIIRIILTGYTDVEDLVEAINSGKVFKYVTKPWDSEHLQAVVRQALDTHNVLKTRTQELCRTLRQESLLNTVTNTIRSRTDYRQILQTIVNTVGHMLEVDICILRPFQDNRMVDEWFVYQRLKVPSANLREVRQQEKAEGNGIPLLAQTVWETHDVLVFDDVVTDERLQGDTPSEKERALAYSTADIRSSLVVPLICQMELMAVLALHQCGEPRRWQDDEVQLVFMVADQAALALAQARAYERSLAMARREALINTITSAIRSSLDPQDIFAAITQQLGQVLKVDGCTLSLWTQSDEFVQCVGLYDKNFESLVWSAGTALGDETLGGQRPQTFSSAQNSTQNLSQLPQSVAPIAGNPVLQQLLKTIQPVVIHDLDASPQMQGFDLPLRSSARALMVVPLLFEGKIIGSITLREATNPRHWQQVEIDLAQAVAAQAAIAVEHARLYQKTRQQTERLQELDKQKTEFFQNISHEFRTPLTLMMGPLESVVNHQQDLPYDQAVIALRNCRRLLRLVNQLLDLQRLDAKRMQASFRPCDLVIMVGQIVEAFRPYCEKKGLRLITELNSCPRVYLDPERFDKVLYNLLSNAMKFTETGGSIAIKVETAGDHIRIQVKDTGIGIRTEQIPHLFERFRQAEGSVNRSYEGSGLGLALVKELVELHGGQISVESIYQAGTTFTVWLQTGTFHLPLDQVLEVATQIQPNRAAVELADLELLAPVESAELNSDSTGISIAPTQRTILVVDDNPDLRNYVSRILRASGFDVLMARDGAEGFGVAQANRPELIVTDLMMPMVSGLEMIRMIREQSDLKGTPIILLTAKVDEDTRIEGTELGADIYLAKPFNDRELLAAVRNLLVLKENERRVTDLNKYLTESVLKRFLPPAMVKKAAAGDLTLDLKPEPRLVTILFSDIVGFTQLSNTLRSRRVAELLNEYFEFMTRAVFDNGGTVDKFMGDAVLAMFGAPEELTPNEQVRRAIATARQMRQYLEELNLRWQDQGIPRVQFRCGIHQGTAVVGMFGSAERADYTAIGPTVNIASRLQQVAEPDCILVSAAVADYLDESEITKGSSLHLKGVDETVLTFVVDPIGKKSEG encoded by the coding sequence ATGAATAAGCCGAAAATTCTAGTTGTCGATGACGAACCAGATAATCTCGACCTGCTGTATCGCACCTTCTATCGTGAATATAAAGTGCTAAGGGCAGAATCAGGGCCAGCCGCACTGGCAATCCTGGCTTCTGAGAGGGATATTGCCGTAATTATCTCGGATCAGCGTATGCCGTTGATGAGTGGGACTGAGTTTTTGAGCCTCACTGCAACTCAGTATCCAGATATCATCCGAATAATTTTGACTGGCTATACGGATGTGGAAGACTTGGTAGAAGCGATCAACAGCGGTAAGGTATTTAAGTATGTAACTAAGCCTTGGGACTCCGAACACCTCCAAGCTGTAGTTCGGCAAGCGCTGGATACTCATAACGTCCTCAAAACGCGCACTCAGGAACTTTGCCGCACGCTGCGTCAGGAATCTCTACTCAATACTGTTACTAATACTATTCGCTCTCGCACCGATTATCGGCAGATCCTCCAGACGATCGTGAATACGGTCGGTCATATGCTGGAGGTAGATATATGTATTCTGCGTCCTTTCCAAGATAACCGGATGGTAGACGAATGGTTTGTTTATCAAAGGCTAAAGGTTCCTTCTGCTAACTTGAGGGAAGTTAGGCAACAGGAAAAAGCAGAAGGAAATGGAATTCCTCTTTTGGCGCAGACGGTGTGGGAAACCCACGATGTACTGGTATTCGATGATGTAGTAACGGACGAGCGGCTACAGGGCGATACCCCCTCGGAAAAGGAACGTGCTCTAGCTTATTCTACCGCTGATATTCGATCGAGCTTAGTAGTGCCGCTGATTTGCCAAATGGAACTGATGGCAGTGCTGGCACTCCACCAGTGCGGAGAGCCGCGCCGCTGGCAGGATGATGAGGTGCAACTGGTATTTATGGTGGCGGATCAAGCTGCCCTCGCCCTAGCTCAGGCACGCGCTTACGAACGCTCTCTGGCTATGGCAAGGCGGGAGGCTTTGATTAACACCATCACTTCAGCCATCCGCTCTTCTCTCGATCCCCAGGATATTTTTGCCGCTATTACCCAACAACTGGGGCAAGTCCTAAAGGTGGATGGCTGCACTCTTTCCCTTTGGACCCAATCGGATGAGTTTGTTCAGTGTGTGGGATTGTATGACAAAAATTTTGAATCCTTAGTTTGGAGCGCAGGGACGGCTTTAGGGGACGAAACTTTAGGAGGACAAAGACCCCAAACTTTCTCCTCGGCACAAAATTCAACACAAAACCTTTCACAGTTGCCGCAGTCTGTGGCACCTATAGCAGGTAATCCCGTGTTGCAGCAGTTGCTGAAAACGATCCAACCTGTGGTAATCCATGACCTAGACGCCAGTCCCCAAATGCAAGGGTTCGATTTGCCCCTACGGTCTTCGGCACGAGCCTTGATGGTCGTACCTCTATTGTTTGAAGGCAAAATCATTGGCAGCATTACGCTGCGGGAAGCGACGAATCCTCGCCACTGGCAACAGGTGGAGATAGACTTGGCCCAAGCTGTGGCAGCCCAAGCTGCGATCGCAGTAGAACACGCCCGCCTCTATCAAAAAACTCGACAGCAAACAGAGCGTTTACAAGAATTAGACAAGCAAAAAACCGAATTCTTTCAAAATATTTCCCACGAATTCCGCACTCCCCTCACTCTGATGATGGGGCCATTGGAATCGGTAGTTAATCACCAACAAGATTTGCCCTACGACCAAGCGGTGATTGCCCTACGCAATTGCCGCCGACTCCTGCGTCTGGTCAATCAACTGCTGGATCTCCAGCGACTCGACGCCAAACGTATGCAAGCCAGCTTCCGCCCTTGCGATTTGGTGATAATGGTGGGCCAAATTGTCGAAGCCTTCCGTCCCTACTGCGAAAAAAAGGGTCTGCGTCTGATCACCGAACTAAACTCCTGTCCAAGGGTCTACTTAGATCCAGAACGATTTGACAAGGTACTCTACAACCTGCTGTCAAATGCGATGAAATTTACCGAAACGGGTGGCAGTATTGCTATCAAGGTGGAAACGGCTGGAGATCACATCCGCATCCAAGTGAAAGACACCGGCATTGGCATTCGCACCGAGCAGATTCCCCACTTGTTTGAGCGGTTCCGTCAAGCAGAGGGGTCTGTTAATCGCTCTTACGAAGGTTCGGGTTTGGGTCTGGCTTTGGTGAAAGAACTGGTGGAACTCCACGGAGGTCAAATTTCGGTAGAGTCGATTTATCAAGCTGGAACTACCTTCACAGTGTGGTTGCAAACAGGAACATTTCATCTGCCACTCGATCAGGTACTGGAAGTGGCAACTCAAATACAGCCAAATCGCGCCGCAGTGGAATTAGCCGATTTGGAACTGCTTGCCCCTGTGGAAAGTGCCGAGTTAAACTCAGATTCTACTGGAATCTCTATCGCGCCAACTCAACGCACAATTTTGGTGGTGGATGACAATCCCGATCTGCGAAACTATGTATCCAGAATTCTGCGGGCATCTGGGTTTGATGTTTTGATGGCTCGCGATGGGGCAGAGGGTTTCGGTGTGGCTCAAGCGAACCGTCCCGAACTGATCGTGACAGATTTGATGATGCCGATGGTGTCTGGTTTGGAGATGATTCGGATGATCCGCGAACAGTCGGATTTGAAGGGAACGCCGATTATCTTGCTCACTGCTAAGGTGGATGAAGATACCCGGATTGAAGGTACGGAACTGGGAGCGGATATTTACTTAGCCAAACCTTTTAACGATCGAGAATTACTGGCGGCTGTACGTAATCTGCTGGTACTTAAGGAAAATGAACGACGGGTGACGGATCTGAATAAATACTTAACTGAGTCGGTTCTGAAGCGCTTTTTACCTCCAGCGATGGTAAAGAAGGCAGCAGCTGGGGATTTGACTCTGGATCTGAAGCCGGAACCCCGCTTGGTCACAATTTTGTTTAGCGATATTGTGGGATTTACTCAACTGTCGAATACGTTGCGAAGTCGTCGGGTGGCTGAGTTGTTGAATGAATATTTCGAGTTTATGACTAGGGCGGTGTTCGATAATGGCGGTACTGTGGATAAGTTTATGGGTGATGCAGTGCTGGCAATGTTTGGGGCCCCGGAGGAACTGACGCCGAATGAGCAGGTGAGAAGAGCGATCGCAACCGCACGCCAAATGCGTCAATATTTGGAGGAACTCAACCTGCGCTGGCAAGATCAGGGCATCCCGCGCGTTCAGTTCCGCTGCGGCATCCACCAGGGAACCGCCGTTGTGGGTATGTTTGGCAGTGCCGAACGCGCAGATTACACAGCGATCGGCCCCACCGTCAATATTGCTTCCCGACTTCAACAAGTCGCAGAACCTGACTGCATCCTCGTTTCGGCTGCTGTGGCTGATTATCTGGATGAGTCTGAAATTACTAAAGGCAGTTCTCTACACCTCAAAGGCGTCGATGAAACGGTTCTGACGTTTGTGGTAGACCCTATAGGCAAAAAATCTGAAGGTTGA